Part of the Bacillota bacterium genome, GCTGGGTGGCGCGGGGCACTGGGCCGGGCCGCTGCTCGGAGCCTCACTCGTCCGCATCCTGGACGAGTTTCTCGGCGTTTACGTAGGCAAGGAGACGGCGAGGGTGCTCTTCGGCTTGATGCTGGCGCTGGTCATGCTGTTCCGGCCGAAAGGGATGCTGGTGCCGGCGACCGCAGTGGGGTGGACGCGCAACTTGAAGCCGTCGGCGAAGGAGACGCAGGACGTTGCTGCAACTTGAGCGCGTATCGAAGTACTTCGGCGGCCTCGCCGCGCTAAGCGGGGTCTCGCTACAGGTGGCAGCCGGGGAGATCCTGGGGGTCATCGGTCCCAACGGCTCGGGGAAGACGACCCTGTTCAACGTCATCGCCGGCACTTACCTGCCCACCCAAGGGCGACTCTGGCTGGATTCAAGGGAGATCACCCGGAGCCCTCCCCACATTCGGGCTCGCCTGGGCATTGCCCGGACCTACCAGATCCCCCGGCCCTTTCATGCGCTCTCGCCCCTTGAAAACGTCCTGGTGCCGCTCAGCGCCGGGCAGGGGCTACCGCTTTCGACGACCATGGAGGATCGGGCCTTTGATCTGCTTTGCCAGGTGGGCCTGGGGCCCAAAGCCAACACCCCGATCCACCACCTCTCTCTAATCGAGCGCAAACGCCTGGAACTGGCCCGGGCCCTGGCCTTGAACCCGCGGTTTCTCTTGGTGGACGAGGTCTTCTCCGGGCTGAACCCCGCCGAGGTGGGCGCGGCGGTCGACCTTGTTCGGGGCATCTCAGGCGAGGCCAGACTGGGAATCGTCATCGTAGAGCATAACATGCGGGTCATCATGAGCCTCTGCAGCCGGGTCGTGGTTCTCTGCTTCGGACGGAAGATTGCCGAGGGAAGCCCCGAAGAAGTGGCGGCCAATCCCGAGGTGATTCGCGTCTACCTGGGGGAGCGACGTGCTTAGGGTCAGCGGGCTTGATTTCGCGTACGGCCAGGCGGTGGTGCTGCGAGGGGTATCCCTGGAGGTAGCCCACGGGGAGATGGTGGGCATCATCGGGCCCAACGGGGCGGGCAAGACGACCCTGCTGAGGCTCATCTCCGGGCTGCTTCGGCCTCGGCAGGGGGAGATCTGGTTTGGGGAAGATCGCGTTGATCGCATGCCGCCTTACCGTGTCGCCCGGCTGGGTCTGGTGCATGTGCCGGAAGGGCGCCACCTTTTCCCCGGGATGAGTGTGCTCGAGAACCTGGAACTCGGCTGGCGCGTGCGTCCGGACGGGCCCTTCCACAAGCGGTTAGAAAGCGTCTTCGACCTTTTCCCGACCCTGGCACAGCGGCGCCGCCAGCTTGCGGGAACCCTCTCGGGCGGCGAACAGCAGATGCTGGCCATTGGGCGAGCCCTGATGGCAGCACCGAAGCTGCTTCTCCTCGACGAGCCTACCCTGGCCCTTTCCCCGGTACTGGCCCACCAGATCTTTGTGAGCCTTTCTGCCCTGCATGCCCGGGACGGGCTGACTATCCTGCTGGTTTCTC contains:
- a CDS encoding ABC transporter ATP-binding protein, with product MLRVSGLDFAYGQAVVLRGVSLEVAHGEMVGIIGPNGAGKTTLLRLISGLLRPRQGEIWFGEDRVDRMPPYRVARLGLVHVPEGRHLFPGMSVLENLELGWRVRPDGPFHKRLESVFDLFPTLAQRRRQLAGTLSGGEQQMLAIGRALMAAPKLLLLDEPTLALSPVLAHQIFVSLSALHARDGLTILLVSQEVASTLTMTQRCYVLENGVFVEQGISRELYRNPRIVQAYLGVA
- a CDS encoding ABC transporter ATP-binding protein, giving the protein MLQLERVSKYFGGLAALSGVSLQVAAGEILGVIGPNGSGKTTLFNVIAGTYLPTQGRLWLDSREITRSPPHIRARLGIARTYQIPRPFHALSPLENVLVPLSAGQGLPLSTTMEDRAFDLLCQVGLGPKANTPIHHLSLIERKRLELARALALNPRFLLVDEVFSGLNPAEVGAAVDLVRGISGEARLGIVIVEHNMRVIMSLCSRVVVLCFGRKIAEGSPEEVAANPEVIRVYLGERRA